One part of the Streptomyces sp. NBC_00286 genome encodes these proteins:
- a CDS encoding cation:proton antiporter domain-containing protein — translation MEGTWSFGLAVLVVALAAMAAVASNRLSERSRIPAPAFFLVTAAVAVDLFPALRKLSMATVQDIVTVALVVLLFQGGMEIGWRRFRPEAGAILSIGVLGTFATAALVAGAAHLLLGLDWRPALLLGTALAPTDPAVVFSVLGRRTITGRPGVLLPGESGANDPVGIALIAGLLGTSAGSALDTAEHTALVFVQEMAIGAAMGAAGGWALKVVMRKVPLPAEGLYPLRTLAGAFTVYGLTTVAHGSGFLAVFVAGVLLGDVRAPYKKEIERFHTALGSLGEIVAFAVLGLTVPLWTFTAEGAWTDGLLLAVLLVFVARPIVMGVLLSRMRLRAGERVFLAFTGLKGAVPVLLGSYIVSSGVADADRLYDVVFVVVVFSVIVQGSLVPTVARLCRVPMRSVELEPWALGVRLRERPEGVARHVVEEGSAADGSSVGELDIGEDTWISLVVREGGLVPVSGSTRLRVGDEVLVLTGDDDEKCAGLFTTRRE, via the coding sequence GTGGAGGGAACCTGGTCATTTGGACTGGCCGTGCTGGTCGTGGCGCTGGCCGCCATGGCGGCGGTGGCGTCCAACCGGCTGAGCGAACGCAGCCGAATCCCGGCCCCGGCCTTCTTCCTGGTGACCGCCGCCGTCGCGGTGGACCTCTTCCCGGCACTGCGGAAGCTGTCGATGGCGACGGTGCAGGACATCGTGACCGTCGCCCTGGTGGTGCTGCTCTTCCAAGGCGGCATGGAGATCGGCTGGCGGCGTTTCCGGCCGGAGGCCGGTGCCATCCTCTCGATCGGCGTGCTGGGCACCTTCGCCACCGCCGCTCTGGTCGCCGGCGCGGCCCACCTCCTGCTCGGGCTGGACTGGCGCCCCGCCCTGCTGCTGGGCACGGCGCTGGCGCCCACCGACCCGGCCGTCGTCTTCTCCGTGCTCGGCCGCCGGACGATCACCGGCAGGCCCGGTGTCCTCCTGCCCGGTGAGTCGGGGGCCAACGACCCCGTGGGCATCGCCCTGATAGCCGGTCTGCTGGGCACGTCGGCCGGCTCGGCCCTCGATACGGCCGAGCACACGGCACTGGTCTTCGTGCAGGAGATGGCCATCGGCGCGGCGATGGGTGCAGCGGGCGGCTGGGCGCTGAAGGTGGTCATGCGCAAGGTGCCCCTGCCCGCCGAGGGGCTGTATCCGCTGCGTACGCTCGCGGGAGCATTCACGGTCTACGGGCTGACGACGGTGGCGCATGGCTCGGGTTTCCTGGCCGTCTTCGTCGCCGGTGTCCTGCTCGGTGACGTACGCGCTCCCTACAAGAAGGAGATCGAACGCTTCCACACCGCTCTGGGCAGTCTCGGGGAGATCGTCGCCTTCGCCGTGCTGGGGCTGACCGTGCCTCTGTGGACCTTCACCGCCGAAGGAGCCTGGACGGACGGTCTGCTGCTGGCCGTGCTGCTCGTCTTCGTGGCTCGCCCGATCGTCATGGGCGTCCTGCTGTCGCGGATGCGTCTGCGTGCGGGGGAGCGGGTATTCCTTGCCTTCACCGGGCTCAAGGGGGCCGTCCCGGTCCTCCTCGGTAGCTACATCGTCAGCTCCGGCGTCGCCGACGCCGACCGCCTGTACGACGTGGTGTTCGTCGTGGTCGTCTTCTCCGTCATCGTCCAGGGCTCACTGGTGCCGACGGTGGCCCGGCTGTGCCGTGTGCCGATGCGGTCCGTCGAGCTGGAACCCTGGGCGCTGGGCGTGCGGCTGCGGGAGCGTCCGGAAGGCGTCGCCCGCCATGTGGTCGAGGAGGGATCCGCGGCTGACGGAAGCAGCGTCGGCGAGCTCGACATCGGCGAGGACACGTGGATCAGCCTGGTCGTCCGCGAAGGCGGCCTCGTCCCCGTGAGCGGCTCCACGCGGTTGCGGGTGGGTGACGAAGTACTGGTGCTCACCGGGGATGACGACGAGAAGTGCGCCGGGCTGTTCACCACCCGGCGGGAATGA
- a CDS encoding FAD-binding and (Fe-S)-binding domain-containing protein has protein sequence MNQVDLPLPVVRRSPEKIDIGALERDLRDRVDGEVRFDTGTRAAYSTDGSNYRQVPIGVVVPRTVEAAEEAVAVCREYGAPLLSRGGGTSLAGECCNTAVVLDWSKYCNRLLSVDADNRRCVVEPGIVLDDLNRQLAAYGLQYGPRPATHPNCTLGGMIGNNSCGSTAQAYGKVVDNLHRLQVLTYDGTRMWVGRTGDAELERLMSGQGREAELYRGMAALRDRYAGQVRERYPDIPRRVSGYNLDSLLPEQGFDVAELLTGSESTLVTVLRAELELVPVRAHTALVVLGYRDICEAADHVPAVLEHEPMALEGVDHQLIRFQQQKHLNPDALRILPGGRAYLFVQFAGDTREEVEGRAKALIDAKPDDVDHTWYDDPQHVHDLWRVRESGLGATAHVPGQPDTWEGWEDSAVPVHRLGDYLRDLKRLYEEFDYGHPSVYGHFGHGCVHTRIPFDLESEEGVARMRAFVEKAADLVVSYGGSLSGEHGDGQSRGELLVKMFGPELIEAFERLKGLFDPGNRMNPGKIVLPHRLDEDLRLGSDYLPWEPETAFAFPHDDGKFSRAAARCVGVGKCRSLEGGVMCPSYGATREEEHSTRGRARLLFEMVRGDSPVDSGWRSHEVRDALDLCLACKGCKTDCPVNVDMATYKAEFLHHHYQGRLRPLAHYSMGWLPAVARAVALAPRTVNALASVRWVARVAKTLGGIVPERDVPVFAEQRFTEWWRERGVPGGDGHRGEVVVWPDTFTEHFHPAIGRAAVEVLEAAGFRVKVPEAAVCCALTWISTGQLGVAKRVLGHTIDVLRADLRRGTPVVGLEPSCTAVFRADAAELLPKDPDVDRLRNQTRTLAELLVERADDWQPPAVDARAVVQRHCHQYAVMGFDAERKVLERAGVDADVLDEGCCGLAGNFGFEKGHYEVSMACAEAGLLPAVREADEATLVLADGFSCRTQVEQAGTGRAPWHLAEVLAAALRARRDAEPERPAPPGLRALLPLGAVGLAGVALAVLAGARRSRRGRRGAFRDR, from the coding sequence ATGAACCAGGTGGACCTCCCGCTGCCAGTCGTCCGTCGTTCGCCGGAGAAGATCGACATCGGTGCTCTCGAGCGGGATCTGCGCGACCGGGTCGACGGCGAGGTCCGCTTCGACACGGGTACGCGCGCCGCGTACTCGACGGACGGTTCCAACTACCGGCAGGTCCCCATCGGCGTGGTGGTTCCCCGCACGGTCGAGGCCGCCGAGGAGGCGGTGGCGGTGTGCCGTGAGTACGGCGCGCCCCTGCTCTCCCGCGGCGGCGGCACGAGCCTTGCGGGCGAGTGCTGCAATACGGCGGTGGTACTGGACTGGAGCAAGTACTGCAACCGGCTCCTGTCGGTGGACGCCGACAACCGGCGGTGCGTGGTCGAGCCGGGCATCGTGCTCGACGACCTGAACCGGCAACTGGCCGCGTACGGCCTGCAGTACGGGCCGAGGCCGGCCACCCACCCGAACTGCACCCTCGGCGGGATGATCGGCAACAACTCGTGCGGGTCGACGGCCCAGGCGTACGGGAAGGTCGTCGACAACCTGCACCGCCTTCAAGTGCTGACCTACGACGGGACCCGCATGTGGGTCGGCCGGACCGGGGATGCCGAGCTGGAGCGGCTGATGTCCGGCCAGGGGCGGGAGGCGGAGCTGTACCGCGGGATGGCGGCGCTGCGGGACCGGTACGCCGGCCAGGTCCGTGAGCGCTATCCCGACATCCCGCGCCGGGTCTCCGGCTACAACCTCGACTCGCTCCTGCCCGAGCAGGGCTTCGACGTCGCCGAGCTGCTGACCGGTTCGGAGTCCACGCTGGTCACCGTCCTGCGCGCGGAGCTGGAGCTGGTGCCGGTGCGTGCGCATACCGCCCTGGTCGTCCTCGGCTACCGGGACATCTGCGAGGCCGCCGACCATGTGCCGGCGGTCCTGGAGCACGAGCCGATGGCGCTGGAGGGCGTGGACCATCAGCTGATCCGCTTCCAGCAGCAGAAGCATCTCAATCCCGACGCGTTGCGGATTCTGCCCGGCGGCCGGGCGTATCTGTTCGTGCAGTTCGCGGGGGACACGCGCGAGGAGGTCGAGGGCCGGGCGAAGGCCCTCATCGACGCGAAGCCGGACGACGTCGATCACACCTGGTACGACGACCCCCAGCACGTGCACGACCTGTGGCGGGTGCGCGAGTCCGGCCTGGGCGCGACCGCCCATGTCCCCGGGCAGCCCGACACCTGGGAGGGCTGGGAGGACTCCGCGGTGCCCGTGCACCGCCTCGGTGACTATCTGCGCGACCTGAAGCGGCTGTACGAGGAATTCGACTACGGACACCCCTCGGTGTACGGGCACTTCGGTCACGGCTGCGTCCACACCCGCATCCCCTTCGACCTGGAGTCCGAGGAGGGCGTCGCCCGGATGCGGGCCTTCGTCGAGAAGGCCGCCGACCTGGTGGTGTCCTACGGCGGATCGCTGTCCGGCGAGCACGGGGACGGTCAGTCGCGGGGCGAACTGCTGGTGAAGATGTTCGGGCCGGAACTGATCGAGGCGTTCGAACGGCTCAAGGGGCTGTTCGATCCGGGCAACCGGATGAATCCCGGCAAGATCGTCCTGCCGCACCGCCTCGACGAGGACCTGCGCCTGGGATCCGACTACCTGCCGTGGGAACCGGAGACCGCCTTCGCCTTCCCCCATGACGACGGCAAATTCAGCCGGGCCGCCGCCCGATGCGTCGGGGTCGGCAAATGCCGCTCCCTGGAGGGCGGGGTGATGTGCCCCAGCTACGGGGCAACCCGCGAGGAGGAGCACTCCACCAGGGGCCGCGCCCGGCTGCTGTTCGAAATGGTCCGAGGCGACTCACCGGTCGATTCGGGGTGGCGTTCCCACGAGGTGCGCGACGCCCTCGACCTGTGCCTGGCCTGCAAGGGCTGCAAGACGGACTGCCCGGTCAACGTCGACATGGCCACCTACAAGGCGGAGTTCCTGCACCACCACTACCAGGGCCGACTGCGGCCGCTCGCGCACTACTCGATGGGCTGGCTGCCGGCGGTGGCCAGGGCGGTCGCGCTCGCGCCCCGTACCGTCAACGCGCTGGCCTCGGTGCGGTGGGTGGCCCGCGTGGCCAAGACGCTCGGCGGCATCGTGCCCGAGCGGGACGTGCCCGTCTTCGCCGAGCAACGCTTCACCGAGTGGTGGCGCGAGCGGGGCGTACCGGGCGGTGACGGACACCGAGGGGAGGTCGTGGTGTGGCCCGACACCTTTACCGAGCACTTCCACCCCGCGATCGGCAGGGCAGCGGTGGAGGTCCTGGAGGCGGCGGGTTTCCGGGTCAAGGTGCCCGAGGCGGCGGTGTGCTGTGCACTGACCTGGATCTCCACCGGGCAACTGGGCGTCGCCAAGCGGGTCCTGGGCCACACGATCGACGTCCTGCGCGCGGACCTGCGCCGCGGCACACCCGTCGTGGGACTCGAACCCAGCTGCACCGCCGTCTTCCGCGCCGACGCGGCCGAACTGCTGCCCAAAGACCCCGACGTTGACCGGCTGCGGAACCAGACTCGCACCCTTGCCGAACTGCTCGTCGAACGCGCCGACGACTGGCAGCCGCCGGCCGTCGACGCGCGTGCGGTAGTCCAGCGGCACTGCCATCAGTACGCCGTCATGGGCTTCGATGCGGAACGGAAGGTGCTCGAACGGGCCGGTGTGGACGCCGACGTGCTGGATGAGGGCTGCTGCGGGCTGGCCGGCAACTTCGGCTTCGAGAAGGGCCATTACGAGGTGTCCATGGCCTGCGCCGAGGCGGGGCTGCTGCCCGCCGTGCGGGAGGCGGACGAAGCGACGCTGGTCCTCGCGGACGGTTTCAGCTGCCGTACGCAGGTCGAGCAGGCCGGTACGGGACGCGCCCCGTGGCACCTGGCGGAGGTGCTGGCGGCGGCACTGCGGGCACGACGGGACGCCGAGCCCGAGCGCCCCGCACCCCCGGGGCTGCGCGCCCTGCTGCCGCTGGGCGCCGTCGGCCTCGCCGGTGTGGCACTGGCCGTACTGGCCGGGGCACGGCGCTCCCGCCGTGGTCGCCGGGGTGCGTTCCGCGACCGGTGA
- a CDS encoding retropepsin-like aspartic protease, which translates to MAAPLAALLLAGCVLYEDRDDPDAAQASPGAVREVPLRVVEEDDRTLAFVPVSIEGEGPFMFALDTGASASVVDEDVADRVGLERTGERQSVSGILGTGQVPVARVDQWRVGDVRIDPGEVTVIDLGPPRGGGGIQGLLGSDVLSDYGSITVDYDDGVLKIPAP; encoded by the coding sequence GTGGCCGCGCCTCTGGCCGCGCTGCTGCTCGCCGGCTGCGTGCTGTACGAGGATCGCGACGACCCGGACGCGGCGCAGGCCTCTCCCGGAGCGGTGCGCGAGGTACCGCTCAGGGTCGTGGAGGAGGACGACCGGACGCTGGCGTTCGTCCCGGTAAGCATCGAAGGCGAGGGTCCCTTCATGTTCGCCCTGGACACCGGTGCCTCAGCCAGCGTCGTCGACGAGGACGTCGCCGACCGGGTGGGTCTGGAACGCACCGGCGAGCGCCAATCGGTGAGCGGGATCCTGGGCACCGGGCAGGTCCCCGTCGCCCGGGTGGACCAGTGGAGGGTTGGTGACGTACGCATCGACCCGGGTGAGGTCACGGTCATCGACCTCGGCCCTCCCAGGGGAGGCGGCGGCATTCAGGGACTGCTCGGCTCGGATGTGCTCAGCGACTACGGCTCGATCACCGTCGACTACGACGACGGCGTCCTCAAGATCCCCGCGCCGTGA
- a CDS encoding TerC family protein, translating into MHDVPLWLWTVFAVTVVVALAVDLLAHRRAHAIGLRDAAVWSGVWVGLAVVFGALVFLVVGTTAGVEYTTAWLLEKSLSADNLFVFALIFGYFKVPREYQHRVLFLGVLGALVFRGLFLAAGVAVVNRFTAVLFVFGAFLFYSAYKILTKEEDSVDPGKSLAVRLLRKVIPVRDEYAGARFFVREGGKIVATPLLAVVAAVEGADLVFAVDSVPAVLGVSSDAFIVYTSNAFAILGLRALYFLLADLMDRFHYLSKGLALILGFIGVKLTLQASHEIISTAIPEVHSLLSLGVIVTVLVVSVVLSVLRPAPSGRADERPGADAGEPVSGPPSDSRNAAEEGRDDT; encoded by the coding sequence GTGCACGACGTACCACTGTGGCTGTGGACGGTCTTCGCGGTCACCGTTGTGGTGGCCTTGGCCGTCGATCTGCTGGCGCACCGGCGGGCACATGCCATCGGCTTACGGGACGCCGCCGTCTGGAGTGGGGTCTGGGTGGGCCTGGCCGTCGTCTTCGGCGCGCTCGTCTTCCTCGTGGTGGGCACCACCGCCGGCGTGGAATACACCACGGCGTGGCTGCTGGAGAAGAGCCTGTCGGCGGACAACCTCTTCGTCTTCGCGCTGATCTTCGGCTACTTCAAGGTGCCCCGCGAGTACCAGCACCGCGTGCTGTTCCTCGGTGTCCTCGGCGCCCTCGTCTTCCGCGGTCTCTTCCTCGCCGCCGGCGTGGCGGTGGTCAACCGCTTCACCGCCGTCCTGTTCGTCTTCGGCGCCTTCCTCTTCTACAGCGCGTACAAGATCCTCACCAAGGAAGAGGACAGTGTCGATCCCGGCAAGAGCCTCGCCGTACGGCTCCTGCGCAAGGTCATCCCCGTTCGGGACGAGTACGCGGGAGCCCGATTCTTCGTCCGGGAGGGCGGCAAGATCGTCGCCACCCCGCTGCTCGCCGTCGTCGCCGCGGTGGAAGGCGCCGACCTGGTCTTTGCTGTGGACAGCGTGCCCGCCGTCCTGGGCGTCAGCAGTGATGCCTTCATCGTCTACACCAGTAACGCCTTCGCGATCCTGGGCCTGCGCGCCCTGTATTTCCTGCTCGCCGATCTGATGGACCGCTTCCACTACCTCAGCAAGGGCCTGGCGCTGATTCTCGGCTTCATCGGGGTGAAACTGACCCTGCAGGCATCCCACGAAATCATCAGCACGGCGATTCCCGAGGTTCATTCGCTCCTCAGCCTCGGCGTGATCGTCACTGTCCTGGTCGTCTCCGTCGTGCTCAGCGTGTTGCGTCCCGCCCCGTCCGGCCGCGCCGACGAGCGGCCGGGAGCGGATGCTGGTGAACCTGTTTCGGGACCGCCGAGCGATTCCCGTAACGCTGCTGAAGAGGGCCGTGACGACACATGA
- a CDS encoding universal stress protein, with protein sequence MVDARPVIVGVDDADDQDHLVRYAAQEAVLRAVPLHIAHAIQLPGAFGKPDEKDAEGKTAADRGAAVVDRFEAVARSAFPHLTVAGELPFGDPAGTLVVRSAEASLVVLGHRGAGGFPHLPLGSVSLQVATHAQCPVLVTRPGRPVETPGRRIVVGADLVHYSPEAAEFAFAEADRRAAHVQVVHALHRPVLLPLPRTGTALEPDMREIEDSARHFLEERIAELSGRYPGVTAGLRLDWTHPATYLTELSEEADLLVVGSRGRAGLRRLLLGSVSSEVLHRARCPVAVVPAAANE encoded by the coding sequence ATGGTGGATGCAAGACCCGTCATCGTCGGTGTCGATGACGCCGACGATCAGGATCACCTCGTGCGGTACGCGGCCCAGGAGGCCGTCCTGCGGGCCGTTCCCCTGCACATCGCCCACGCCATCCAACTGCCCGGAGCTTTCGGGAAGCCGGATGAGAAGGACGCCGAGGGGAAGACTGCCGCGGATCGAGGTGCGGCAGTGGTGGACCGGTTCGAGGCAGTGGCCCGGTCGGCGTTTCCCCACCTCACCGTCGCGGGAGAGCTGCCCTTCGGCGATCCCGCCGGGACCCTGGTGGTGCGCTCGGCGGAGGCGTCGCTCGTGGTGCTGGGTCATCGCGGCGCCGGCGGTTTCCCGCACCTGCCTCTCGGCTCGGTAAGCCTCCAAGTGGCCACGCACGCCCAGTGTCCGGTGCTGGTGACGCGTCCTGGCAGACCAGTCGAGACGCCGGGCCGGCGCATCGTCGTCGGTGCCGACCTCGTGCACTACTCGCCGGAGGCAGCGGAGTTCGCCTTCGCGGAGGCCGACCGCCGGGCGGCCCACGTCCAGGTCGTGCATGCCCTTCACCGGCCCGTGCTACTGCCTCTCCCACGCACCGGCACCGCACTGGAACCAGATATGCGCGAGATCGAGGACAGTGCCCGGCACTTCCTCGAGGAACGAATCGCCGAGCTCAGCGGACGGTACCCAGGCGTAACGGCCGGGCTGCGTCTCGACTGGACACATCCAGCGACGTACCTGACGGAGTTGTCCGAGGAGGCCGACCTGCTGGTGGTCGGCTCGCGCGGCCGAGCGGGCCTGCGCAGGCTTCTCCTCGGCTCGGTGAGCAGCGAGGTCCTGCACAGGGCACGCTGCCCCGTCGCCGTCGTCCCGGCAGCGGCGAACGAATAG
- a CDS encoding PRC-barrel domain-containing protein, with protein MTNYMRASEIAKKPVVTLAGEDLGQVKDLVFDPSTGSIRCFTLAGRGLLAGPLHRALLWENVHSLGPHAVMVRDESAVEEDDKAARSGARKPGGGNVLGVAVTTRGGARLGKVTDAVVEAGRAPVVAGYEIETAEHHRVLLPVVGPVTVSGERVLVPDATAQHSAGDLGGFGAAAEHLRDRLRHDQED; from the coding sequence GTGACCAACTACATGCGAGCCAGCGAGATCGCCAAGAAACCAGTGGTCACTTTGGCGGGGGAAGACCTCGGGCAGGTCAAGGACCTCGTCTTCGACCCCTCGACGGGGAGCATCCGGTGCTTCACCCTCGCGGGCCGCGGCCTGCTGGCGGGGCCCCTCCATCGTGCGCTCTTGTGGGAGAACGTTCACTCCCTGGGGCCGCACGCGGTCATGGTGCGCGACGAGAGCGCCGTGGAGGAGGACGACAAGGCTGCCCGGTCGGGTGCGCGGAAACCGGGCGGGGGCAACGTGCTGGGTGTCGCGGTCACGACCCGCGGCGGAGCACGGCTGGGCAAGGTCACCGACGCCGTCGTCGAGGCAGGCAGGGCACCTGTGGTGGCGGGCTATGAGATCGAGACCGCCGAGCACCACCGTGTGCTGCTGCCGGTGGTCGGCCCTGTCACCGTCTCCGGCGAACGGGTGCTCGTTCCGGATGCCACCGCACAGCACAGCGCAGGTGACCTGGGAGGGTTCGGTGCCGCCGCGGAGCACCTGCGCGACCGCCTCCGGCACGACCAGGAGGACTGA
- a CDS encoding PRC-barrel domain-containing protein has product MLFTKAQGKAVMDLTTAETVGTVATCTVAPSPARIAGLRLKTRGRGHRTLEWSNVQSFGPDTVAVDEAGRIRDEKTIDPGDHAHPAHDPLGKAVLTETGLNKGSVRDLEFDEQTGRISRLVTDEEQIPGDELLAVGSYAVVVAAPQ; this is encoded by the coding sequence ATGCTCTTCACCAAGGCCCAGGGCAAGGCCGTCATGGACCTCACGACCGCCGAGACGGTCGGAACGGTCGCCACGTGCACCGTGGCACCGTCACCGGCGCGTATCGCCGGGCTGCGCCTCAAGACCCGAGGCCGCGGACACCGAACCCTGGAGTGGAGCAACGTGCAGTCGTTCGGTCCGGACACCGTCGCCGTCGACGAGGCCGGTCGAATCCGCGACGAGAAGACCATCGATCCCGGCGACCACGCCCACCCGGCGCACGACCCCCTCGGGAAAGCGGTGCTCACCGAAACAGGTCTCAACAAGGGCAGCGTGCGCGACCTCGAATTCGACGAGCAAACAGGGCGCATCAGTCGCCTGGTGACCGATGAGGAGCAGATCCCCGGTGACGAACTCCTCGCAGTGGGCAGCTACGCGGTTGTCGTCGCCGCCCCACAGTGA
- a CDS encoding site-2 protease family protein, with product MAAVRATFSLGRVAGIRVGVHWSVLVIFVLILLGLAEGRFPEAHPDRPAWQYWFASAVTAMVFLLSLLAHEISHALVARRNGVSVDDLTLWLLGGIARLKSEASTPGAELRIAGVGPLVSLVLGVLFALVAGLAGLYDAGLVVEALAWLAGINILLAVFNALPAAPLDGGRLLRAMVWRKTGSQLRATAVATAAGRMLGWALIGIGLYLVLVGAVFSGIWLVVIGWFIISMATVEGGQARLRELLGGIPVSEAMTPDPVTVRSTATVSEFLTEPRFRFRHSAFPVVDNENIAVGLVTLKGADAVPEAERGATAVARVMVPVDDLPTPHPDDPLARLVPELQGGSVHRALVLEGSRLVGIVTSSDISRVTHWLSSSSTWRGRTL from the coding sequence GTGGCTGCTGTGCGGGCGACGTTCTCACTGGGCCGTGTGGCCGGTATTCGGGTGGGCGTGCACTGGAGCGTCCTGGTCATTTTCGTCCTGATCCTTCTCGGGCTGGCAGAGGGCCGCTTCCCGGAAGCTCATCCCGATCGCCCGGCATGGCAGTACTGGTTCGCCTCAGCGGTGACCGCGATGGTCTTCCTGCTGTCGCTGCTGGCTCATGAGATCAGCCATGCGCTGGTGGCCCGTCGCAACGGTGTGTCCGTCGACGACCTCACCCTGTGGCTGCTCGGCGGGATCGCCCGGCTCAAGAGCGAGGCATCCACACCGGGAGCGGAACTGCGTATCGCCGGCGTGGGGCCGTTGGTCAGCCTGGTGCTCGGAGTGCTGTTCGCTCTGGTTGCCGGGCTGGCCGGGCTGTACGACGCCGGGCTCGTGGTGGAGGCGCTGGCCTGGCTGGCGGGGATCAACATCCTGCTGGCCGTCTTCAACGCCCTGCCCGCCGCACCGCTGGACGGCGGCCGGCTGCTGCGCGCGATGGTGTGGCGGAAGACCGGTAGCCAACTGCGCGCAACAGCCGTGGCCACGGCTGCGGGACGGATGCTGGGGTGGGCGCTGATCGGTATCGGCTTGTACCTCGTGCTCGTCGGGGCGGTCTTCAGCGGTATATGGCTGGTGGTCATCGGCTGGTTCATCATCTCGATGGCCACGGTGGAAGGCGGCCAGGCCAGACTCCGTGAACTGCTGGGCGGAATCCCGGTGAGCGAGGCGATGACTCCCGATCCGGTGACCGTCCGGTCCACCGCCACGGTCAGCGAGTTCCTCACCGAGCCTCGCTTCCGCTTCCGTCACTCGGCCTTCCCCGTCGTCGACAACGAGAACATCGCGGTCGGCCTGGTCACCCTGAAGGGCGCCGACGCGGTCCCGGAGGCCGAGCGCGGGGCCACCGCCGTCGCACGCGTGATGGTGCCGGTCGACGACCTGCCCACCCCCCACCCCGATGACCCGCTGGCGCGGCTCGTGCCCGAGCTGCAAGGCGGCTCCGTGCACCGCGCCCTCGTACTGGAAGGCAGCCGTCTTGTCGGCATCGTCACCTCCTCGGACATCAGCCGGGTCACCCACTGGCTGAGTTCCTCGTCCACCTGGCGGGGCCGGACTTTGTGA
- the ctaD gene encoding aa3-type cytochrome oxidase subunit I, translating to MRWTRTTDHKVIGNLYMVTAFGFFLLGGVLALLMRAELARPGLQLVNPHQYNQWFTIHGTVMMLLFATPMFAGFANAVMPLQIGAPDVAFPRLNALSYWMFLFGGLMVVSGFLVPGGAAAFGWFAYAPLNSAVFSPGVGGDLWTMGLVVTGVSTTLGAVNFITTITCLRAPGMTMFRMPIFTWNILFTSILVLPAFPVLTAALLALESDRKFGSHIFDAANGGAILWQHLFWFFGHPEVYIVALPFFGIITEVLPVFSRKPIFGYLGLVGATIAITMLSAVVWAHHMFATGAVLLPFFAAASFLIAVPTGVKFFNWIGIMRYGSLSFETPMLFAVGFLVSFLLGGLSGVIIASPPLDFHLTDSYFIVAHLHYVLFGTVVFATFAGFYFWWPKFTGKMLDERLGKIHFWTLFVGFQTTFLVHHWLGEMGMPRRYADYLAADGFTLLNTVSSIGSFLLGLSTLPFLYNVWKTARYGKKVESDDPWGFGRSLEWATSCPPPRHNFAALPRIRSESPAFDLHHPGIEREEKRRHG from the coding sequence GTGCGCTGGACACGGACTACCGATCACAAGGTGATCGGTAATCTCTATATGGTCACCGCGTTTGGCTTCTTCCTTCTGGGCGGGGTGCTGGCGCTGTTGATGCGGGCCGAACTCGCCCGTCCCGGGCTGCAGTTGGTGAACCCGCATCAGTACAATCAGTGGTTCACCATTCACGGAACCGTCATGATGCTGCTGTTCGCGACACCGATGTTCGCCGGTTTCGCGAATGCCGTGATGCCGTTGCAGATCGGCGCGCCGGATGTGGCCTTCCCCCGGCTGAACGCTCTGTCGTACTGGATGTTCCTGTTCGGCGGCCTGATGGTGGTCAGCGGCTTTCTGGTACCGGGCGGGGCCGCGGCATTCGGCTGGTTCGCCTACGCGCCGCTGAACAGTGCGGTGTTCAGCCCGGGTGTGGGCGGCGACCTGTGGACCATGGGCCTTGTGGTGACCGGAGTGAGCACCACCTTGGGCGCGGTCAATTTCATCACCACCATCACCTGTCTGCGCGCGCCGGGAATGACGATGTTCCGGATGCCGATCTTCACCTGGAACATCCTGTTCACCTCGATCCTCGTGCTGCCCGCTTTCCCCGTGCTGACGGCGGCGCTGCTTGCCCTGGAATCGGACCGGAAGTTCGGTTCGCACATCTTCGACGCGGCGAACGGCGGAGCGATCCTGTGGCAGCACCTGTTCTGGTTCTTCGGACACCCCGAGGTCTATATCGTCGCGCTGCCGTTCTTCGGCATCATCACCGAGGTTCTTCCCGTCTTCTCCAGGAAGCCGATCTTCGGCTATCTCGGCCTGGTCGGTGCCACGATCGCCATCACGATGCTTTCGGCGGTGGTGTGGGCGCATCACATGTTCGCCACGGGTGCGGTGCTGCTGCCGTTCTTCGCCGCGGCATCGTTCCTGATCGCTGTGCCGACCGGGGTGAAGTTCTTCAACTGGATCGGCATCATGCGCTACGGCTCCCTGTCCTTCGAGACACCGATGCTGTTCGCAGTCGGCTTCCTGGTGTCCTTCCTGCTGGGCGGCCTGAGCGGAGTGATCATCGCGTCACCGCCTCTGGACTTCCACCTCACCGACAGCTATTTCATCGTCGCTCACCTTCACTACGTCCTCTTCGGCACCGTCGTCTTCGCGACGTTCGCGGGGTTCTACTTCTGGTGGCCGAAATTCACCGGGAAAATGCTCGACGAGCGACTCGGGAAGATCCATTTCTGGACGCTTTTCGTCGGTTTCCAGACGACGTTCCTGGTGCATCACTGGCTCGGTGAAATGGGAATGCCCCGGCGCTACGCGGACTATCTGGCTGCCGACGGGTTCACCTTGCTCAACACCGTTTCGTCCATCGGTTCCTTCCTGCTCGGCCTGTCGACGCTGCCGTTCCTCTACAACGTCTGGAAGACGGCGCGATACGGAAAGAAGGTCGAGTCCGACGACCCGTGGGGGTTCGGGCGTTCACTGGAGTGGGCGACCTCCTGCCCACCGCCGCGCCACAACTTCGCCGCCCTGCCGCGCATCCGCTCCGAATCACCGGCCTTCGACCTCCACCACCCTGGCATCGAACGGGAAGAGAAGAGGCGCCACGGATGA